From Cetobacterium somerae ATCC BAA-474, the proteins below share one genomic window:
- a CDS encoding DUF4393 domain-containing protein gives MIDKVGFELLKRMLGPGADAFGENFGIMIKGLTIGMAFWGEGRVAIYEEKMKEFLEQTKVKKSKINKKTDPDINIAGPVFDASFYYFDKKYYRELFSNLLANASNEEKQNIIHPSFVDIIKQLSPLESKILNTFSKSFMSCYPLAIFKGFDSKGRVTPYYTYFIDFLEENSKFGINDTERYQISIENLVRLGLLQKRSDIIQANYDYNKFKNNLRYKVIEVENPNEILKLERYRIELTLLGRDFVECCCK, from the coding sequence ATGATTGATAAAGTTGGATTTGAATTACTCAAGAGAATGTTAGGACCGGGAGCAGATGCTTTTGGTGAAAATTTTGGTATAATGATAAAAGGACTGACTATTGGAATGGCATTTTGGGGGGAAGGAAGAGTAGCAATTTATGAAGAAAAAATGAAGGAATTTTTAGAACAGACTAAAGTTAAGAAAAGTAAAATTAACAAAAAAACTGATCCGGATATAAATATAGCAGGTCCAGTTTTTGATGCAAGTTTTTATTATTTTGATAAAAAGTATTATAGAGAGTTATTTTCAAATTTACTTGCAAATGCATCGAATGAGGAAAAACAAAATATTATTCATCCATCCTTTGTGGATATAATCAAACAATTATCACCATTGGAGTCTAAAATATTAAATACTTTTTCAAAATCTTTCATGAGTTGTTATCCTTTAGCTATATTTAAAGGATTTGATTCTAAAGGACGGGTAACTCCGTACTATACATATTTTATTGATTTTTTAGAAGAGAATTCAAAATTTGGAATTAACGATACAGAGAGATATCAAATTTCAATTGAAAATTTAGTAAGGTTAGGATTGTTACAAAAGAGGAGCGATATAATACAAGCAAATTATGATTATAATAAATTTAAAAATAATTTAAGATATAAAGTGATTGAAGTAGAGAATCCTAATGAAATATTAAAATTAGAAAGGTATAGAATAGAATTGACTTTACTAGGAAGAGATTTCGTAGAGTGTTGTTGTAAATAA
- a CDS encoding DUF7662 domain-containing protein — protein MSKYNYKRLIEFLNNQVDVLVKITYSQLEDLLEKELPKSAYKYQAYFSNSASHVISAIWLELGYTQIELVLGEYLVLKKLK, from the coding sequence ATGTCAAAATATAACTATAAAAGATTAATAGAATTTTTAAATAACCAAGTTGATGTTCTTGTAAAAATAACATATTCCCAACTGGAAGATTTATTGGAAAAAGAGTTACCTAAATCAGCATATAAGTATCAAGCATATTTTTCTAATAGTGCTTCACATGTAATCTCGGCTATTTGGCTTGAGTTAGGATATACCCAAATAGAGTTAGTGTTAGGTGAATATTTAGTTTTAAAAAAGTTGAAATAG